From the genome of Pseudomonas helvetica:
GAAAAAACCCAACTCGCGGCCCGTGCCCCAGACTTCCTGACCGATCAGCGCCTGCGGGCCTTCAATCACCACGCCGGCGAAGTCGCGACCGGGAATCCGTGGCAGCGTGGTGTAGGGAAAACGTCCAAGCACGTTCTTCACGTCGCTGGGATTCAGGCCCGCAGCCTTGATCTGCACCAACACCTCGTTGGCGCCCGGAACCGGGGTGGGTACCTCAACGTAACGCAGGGCCGCCAGATCACCGATTTTATCGAATTGCAGTGCTTTCATGGGAATGTCCATCTGACAAATGAAGGGATTTCAGGAGATCCAGCCAGCGACCAGTTGCCGCCCCATCGGCCACAGCTGCTCACCGGCCAACATGCCCAGCAACCCCACCAATGCAATGGCCGGTGGCGCGGGCGAACGAAAATCCAGCGCGCCGTAGAGCAGGCCGACGCCAAGACCAATAGCCACTGAAATGAGGTAGTTCATGCTGAGCTCCGTGTAATCGGGGATACACAGAGTCTAGAGAATGGTCGCCAAAGCGATCGGCCAAGTACTTCAGGATTTCGGCCAAATGCCCTGCTACGGCGCGGAGCTGAAATCGCCTTCGCGGGCGAACTGCGAGGGTGCAACACCCAGCTCGCGGCGAAACATGTCGCTGAAGCTGCTCGGCGAATAGCCCAGTTCACGGGCGATTGTGCTGACCGGCACGCCCTGGATCAGCTCGGCGACTGCAATCGCCAATTGCACCTGACGCCGCCATTCGGCAAAACCCATGCCCAACCCATCCTTGAACAACCGCGCCAGGGTGCGCACGCTGGCGCCGGCATTTTCGGCATGCTGTTCGAAGGGGATATCCAGAGACGGTGCAGCCATGACCGCCTGACAGAGATTGACCAGCCGCCGCTCGGCGTTGTCCGGCATGGGAATCTTCAACAGCGAACGTTTCGCCCGTTTCAGCTCCAGCAACGCCAGCCCCACCAGCGCCTCATAATAGTCCGTCGGCCCACTGTCGCCCTGCTCGACCAACCCGAGAATCAACTCGCGCAGCAAACCGCCGACCTCGATCACCTGAACGCTGCTGTCCAACGTCGCAGCCAACGCGGGGCGCAGGTAGATATTGCGCATCTGCAGGTCCGAGACCACCCGAATCCCGTGCACCACCCCCGGTGGCAACCAGACCGCCCGTTGCGGCGGCACGACCAATGCTTCGTCGGGTGTCTCGACCCACATCACCCCGCTCATCGCATACAACAACTGGCCCCAGACATGTTCGTGCGGCTCGATGTACAGGCCGCGCGGATAGGTGCGCGCCAATGGCTGCACCGGCACATCGGTGTCGCTGAGATCAGGCGGAGCGGCAAGGGCCATGGGCAAGAATCGTGATGTAAGGGAGAAGGCCCCATGGTAACGAGGCGCCACGACTGCCGCCAGTTGACACCCGCTCAACGTGGAGCACAAACGGCTCCACGTTCAGGCGGATGTTTTCAGCCGTGAGCCCCCTTGGCGCATTGGCAACCCGCCGAGGTGCAGGCTTCGCCATGCTCGTGATGCTTGGCGCAACCCTCGCAGCAATAGTGTTTACCGTGGCGGACGATAGAGTGCTCACCCAGTTTACAGTTGCAGTTGGGGCAGGCGCAGGTCGTTGCTTTCATCTAACTGACTCCATGTGTGTGGTGGTCCAGAGGCGGCACCAATGCCGCACCTGAAGCAATGACCGCACATTGAAAACCGGTTCCGATGACGTGACAGGCGGCCTTCGCTCATCTCTTAGGGTAGTCGATGCACTCGCAACCATGACCTGCGATTGCAATCTGCGTACCCAAGCCGGAAATGGCATGACGAAGCCGGGTATGCTGTGACAACAATGACAATTGACCAAGGACTTGGCCGTGCTGCTTTTGAAACTGTCGCTAATCCCCGGATTTCTCTTACTGATATCCCTCGCCGGCAAACGCTGGGGACCGAGCGTAGCCGGTTGGCTGTCCGGATTGCCGGTGGTGGTGGGGCCGATTCTGTTTTTTCTGGCCGTCGAACAAGGCCCGGTCTTTGCGACGCAAGCAGCCACCGCGGCGTTGTCAGCGATGTTTGCGATGATTGCCTTCTGCGTGGTTTACGCCCAGGCGGCGCAAAAATTCAACTGGCCTGCAGCGTTGTCGATCGCCCTGCTGAGCTGGGCCACGGCGGCCGTGGTGTTGTCGCTGATTCCAGCGTCACTGGTGTTTTCGACCCTCGCGGCGATCACTGCGTTGCTCGCGGCACCTTATCTGTTCCCGCATGTTCAGCCCTTGGTTTCAGGCCCTGCGCCGAAATCCGACAAACTCTTGCTGCGCATGCTGGCCGGGGCGCTGTTGACCCTGGCGGTGACCTTGCTCGCCAGCACCGTCGGCGAGCGTTGGAGCGGCTTGCTCGCGGTGTTCCCGGTGCTCGGCAGTGTCATGGCGGTGTTCTCTCAACAAACCCGGGGGCCCGCATTCACCGCCGCGTTACTGCGGGCCACGGCCACCGGCATGTATTCGTTCGCGGCGTTCTGCCTGACGCTGGCTTTGGCACTGCCTCGTTGGGGGTGGAGCGCATTCGTCCTCGGCGTGGCAGTGTCCCTTGGCATGTTGCTGATCACCAAGCGGCTGGCCGCACCATCGCGTGGTAATGCCCGGCGAATGCCTGAAGTGACGATCGAGCCAAGCGACCCGCAACCACGGTAGCCAGCGAACGCCCAGCCGATTGTGCCGAGTAAGGATCCGAACCCACGCCGTGCGCGTCAAATGACCTCACGTCGCCTCTGGCACCTTGATTCAAGATCGCGCTGGAGTGATCAAGGTTGGCCGTGGGATGATCGCCGCCACTGCGCGATTACCCCGGAGAGTTTGCATGTCGTTGAGTAAAAAAGCCGTTGTCCTGTTGCTGACAGCGGTCACCAGCTTCGCTGCCGTGAGCGTTTACGCCGCCAAGCAACCGGCCGCGAAAACCGCACCTGCGCAAAAAATCTCGGCGCTGGGCGGGAAATTCGCTTTCACCTTGCCTCAGGGCTTTATCGCCAACCCACTGCCTGGTGGTGATGCCGCCAAGGGCACCGCTGGTGCAACGGGCACCATGTACACCAATCAGGCGAGCAAAACCGTACTGATCATTGCTGAAAATACCTTGCCCAATAGTCTGAATGTCAAAGACAACGACACTGCTTTTCTGGACGAGTCAGTGTCCGGTTTCGCCACTCAGCAACGCGAAGCCTTGCCTGACTTCAACAAGCAAAGCGAGAAAAGCCTGACCATCAAAGGCCTGGGCCTGCGCCAGATCGACAGCACCGCCACCCAGGGCGGCGGTCTGACGCTCGACACCAGCCTGTTGGCCGGCTCCGGTACCCGCATGATGCTGATCCAGATCATCTCCCGCGCCGACGACAAGGCCGGGCATGCGGCATTGGTCAAACAGATCCTTGGCGATAAATAAGCCTTCGGCTACTGATTGATCCGCAGCAACCAGGCGTTCAAATCCTGCATTTCGGCCGCACTGATGGTGTGGCCGACGCCTGGATAGGCATGAAACTCAGGCGTGAGCGCAATGCCCTGCAACAGGCTGTTGGCCTCGCTGCCATCGCTGTAGGGCAGTTTCAGGTCGGCCGTCCCGTGACCGATGAAAATCGCCAACGGCTCAAGCGCCTTGTCGGCCTTGAGCTGCGACCTCAACACTGGCAAAACCTTGCCGCTCAACGCCGCAATACCGCGTACCGTCTCGGGATGACGCAAGGCAACTTCATACGACATGATCGCGCCCTGGCTGAACCCCACCAAAAACACCTTGTCGGCCTCCGTGTGATACTTCTTCGCCGCCTGCGCCACGAAATCGACAATCAGCGCGCTGCTGCTATTCAGGTCATCGGTATCGCCGTCATAGGCGCCTTCACCCTTCTTGCGAAACCACTGATAACTGTCCGCCTCCACCGCCTGCGGCGCCCGCACCGACAGATATGTGTACTGCGCCGGCAACTCGTCCTTGATGTCGAACAGGTCCTCTTCGTTACTGCCCGAACCGTGGAGAAAAATCACCAACGGCTGATTGCGTGAATCAGGATTGGACTGCTCAAGGTACGGCAACGGCAAATCATCGTTGAGCGCCGCATGGGCAACGGAAGACACCATCAACATCAACACAGCTAGAAAACGGAACATGGACCTTCCTTAAAAATACGGCGAGCTCGCCCCAGAGCCTAACACCACAAGAAGCGCTCCCGAAAACCGCCTCAACCACTCAACAGGCCGAGCGTTAGCTCGCCTGCCGCTGTTGATCTTGATCCACCCGCCCCTTCGGAAGGCCGAGCGCAGGTGTTCATCAGGGGGGTGGGCGCGCAGCGCCGTACGGCGCAGCCGGACACATCGAGAGGAGGTCGTCGCGAAGCAGACCGTAGGCGATGCCCCCTGATGGACACCGGAGTGAGGGTACGCCGAGCCTAGGCGAGGTGCCGTACGCTTGGGGCGAAGACCTTTGCTTCCTTTGGGGCGTCTGCCAAAGGGAGTCGCCGTCAGGGCGAAACCCCAAGTGGCCGTTACCGCAGCAATGGATATGTACACCTGCAAGAGGTTGATCGGCTGTCAGGCCGTCATCGCGAGCAAGCTCAGCTCCCACAGTAGATCTATGTACATCTGCAAGAGATGGGTCGGCTGTCCGGCCGCCATCGCGGGTAAGCCCAGCTCCCACAGTAGATCTATGTACATCTGCGGGAGATTGGCCGGCTGTCAGGCCGCTATCGCGAGCAAGCTCAGCTCCCACAGTAGATCTGTGTACATCTGCGGGAGATGGGCCGGCTGTCAGGCCGTCATCGCGAGCAAGCTCGGCTCCCACAGGAGATGGGGCAGCCAGACCAGACTCAATCGTTGACCAGTTTCCCAACCCGAATCGCTTCCCGCCCCGCCACCTTCGCCTGCCAGATCCCCGGCTGCGTATACCGCCCGCGATCCAGCGCAAACAACACCCCGCTGGTCCCGGCACACACCACCGTCACCCGATCACTCAACGGATCGACCACCTCAAACAACGCATCGCCCTTCTCGACCCACTCCCCCGCCTCACGCAGAAAACTCACCACCCCGTGATGCGGTGCAAACAGATA
Proteins encoded in this window:
- a CDS encoding dienelactone hydrolase family protein, with amino-acid sequence MFRFLAVLMLMVSSVAHAALNDDLPLPYLEQSNPDSRNQPLVIFLHGSGSNEEDLFDIKDELPAQYTYLSVRAPQAVEADSYQWFRKKGEGAYDGDTDDLNSSSALIVDFVAQAAKKYHTEADKVFLVGFSQGAIMSYEVALRHPETVRGIAALSGKVLPVLRSQLKADKALEPLAIFIGHGTADLKLPYSDGSEANSLLQGIALTPEFHAYPGVGHTISAAEMQDLNAWLLRINQ
- a CDS encoding helix-turn-helix domain-containing protein, with the protein product MALAAPPDLSDTDVPVQPLARTYPRGLYIEPHEHVWGQLLYAMSGVMWVETPDEALVVPPQRAVWLPPGVVHGIRVVSDLQMRNIYLRPALAATLDSSVQVIEVGGLLRELILGLVEQGDSGPTDYYEALVGLALLELKRAKRSLLKIPMPDNAERRLVNLCQAVMAAPSLDIPFEQHAENAGASVRTLARLFKDGLGMGFAEWRRQVQLAIAVAELIQGVPVSTIARELGYSPSSFSDMFRRELGVAPSQFAREGDFSSAP
- a CDS encoding metallothionein, whose product is MKATTCACPNCNCKLGEHSIVRHGKHYCCEGCAKHHEHGEACTSAGCQCAKGAHG
- a CDS encoding DUF1427 family protein — translated: MNYLISVAIGLGVGLLYGALDFRSPAPPAIALVGLLGMLAGEQLWPMGRQLVAGWIS